The region ATACCGAGCTTGTCCGCGGCAGACCCCTCATGCTGAATTCACTTGCGTTTTGCGTGATGATTTTGACGAACAACCAGGTGTCGCCGATGCAAACGCATGAATCCACGCAGGCCGCAGGCAACTGCGTCCAGTATAGTGGTCGCCGGAGGTGACGTGGGGCCGAAGATCGTGGATCGCTGCGTCCACGGCCGAATGAGCACCAAGCGTGTGGCCGATGCTTATTTGCCGATCAATCGACGCGTGGCGGCTTCGATATCGTCCTGACGCATCAGCGATTCGCCCACCAGCACGGCTTTAACGCCTGCTTTGCCAAGATGCAGCACGTCGTCATGCGTGCGAATGCCGCTTTCGCCGACGACCAACCGATCACGCGGAATCGACTCGCACATTCGCACGGTGTGTTCCAGATCGGTGTGAAAGGTCTTTAGGTCGCGGTTGTTGATCCCGACTAACGAGGTGCCCGTCGCCAACACGGCGTCCAGGTATTGCGGTTCAAATAGCTCGATAAGCGTTTGCAAACCGAGCTCTGCTGCTTGTTGGTGCAGCTCGCACAGTTGGCTGGCCGAAAGACACTCGGCGATCAACAGCACGCAATCGGCGCCTGCGTCACGCGCCTGAAGCAGTTGATAGCGATCGACAATAAAATCCTTTCGCAAGATCGGCAGCTCAATCGCCGCGCGAACGTCTCGCAGGTAGTCGAGCGATCCTTGAAAGAACGGTGCGTCGGTCAAAACGCTGATGCATGCGGCACCCGCCTTTTCATAGCACGACGCGATCGTAACCGGATCAAAATCTTGGCGGATCAATCCCGCCGAAGGACTCGCACGTTTGACTTCGGCGATCAGCTGAACCGCATCTCCTGAGGCCAATGCGGCGTGAAAATCACGGCACGGAGGCAGATCCGCAATTGCCGCTTCGAGTTCGGCTTCGGACCGCTTGGCTTTGTCGGCGAGAATCGTTTTACGAGTCTCGACCAAAATTTTATCGAGGACATTCATCAGTGTTTGAAATGTCGACGTCCGGTGAGAACCAGCGGTAGCCCGTGCTTGTTACAAGCATCGATGACCTCGGAATCGCGTCGCGATCCACCGGGTTGAATGACCGCAACGACGCCCGCTTCGGCAGCCGATTCGATCGAATCGGGGAAGGGGAAGAACGCGTCGGACGCCAGCACTGATCCGCTGGCACGGTCGCCCGCTTTGTCGATCGCGATTTCAACGCTGTCGACGCGGCTCATTTGGCCCGCACCCACGCCGATCAATGCAGTGTCTTTGGCCAACACGATGGCGTTGCTCTTGACGTGGCGAACCATTTCCCAGGCAAACGAGACATCGTCCCAAAGTTCGTCGGCGACTTGGGTCTCCGTGACGGTCTTCCACTGCAGCGGGACGCTGGTCAAGCGATCGGCGTCTTGGATCAACATGCCGCCGCTGATGAAACGTCGCTGGAATGCAGCGGGGCCATCGTCGAGTCGACCGACTTGCATCAGTCGCACGTTTTCTTTCCAGCGAGGCTTTGTGGTGAGCAGGCCGACCGCACCGGCTTCGAAATCGGGGGCAACGATGGCTTCGATGAACAAGCCGGGCTCGCACAACATCTCGGCGGTTTCCATGTCGACGGTGCGGTTGAATCCCAACACGCTACCAAACGCACTCAAGGGGTCGCCGGCGAGGGCTTTGCGGCATGCCCGCGCGATCTTGGCGTCGGTTGCGGCGCCACATGGATTGTTGTGCTTGATCACCGAGGCAGCGGGTTGAGCAAAGCCACGAACGATTTCGAGAGCAGCGTCCAAGTCCAACAGGTTGTTGTAGGACAACTCTTTGCCGTTCAGCTGGCGAGCCGAAACGAGGTTGACCGAGCGAACCGATGGATCAACGTACAACGCAGCTCGTTGGTGAGGGTTTTCGCCGTATCGCAGTTGGGCTTTTCGCTTGAGCGAGAAGTGCAGCGACGAAGGGAACTCGC is a window of Novipirellula caenicola DNA encoding:
- the trpC gene encoding indole-3-glycerol phosphate synthase TrpC gives rise to the protein MNVLDKILVETRKTILADKAKRSEAELEAAIADLPPCRDFHAALASGDAVQLIAEVKRASPSAGLIRQDFDPVTIASCYEKAGAACISVLTDAPFFQGSLDYLRDVRAAIELPILRKDFIVDRYQLLQARDAGADCVLLIAECLSASQLCELHQQAAELGLQTLIELFEPQYLDAVLATGTSLVGINNRDLKTFHTDLEHTVRMCESIPRDRLVVGESGIRTHDDVLHLGKAGVKAVLVGESLMRQDDIEAATRRLIGK
- the purH gene encoding bifunctional phosphoribosylaminoimidazolecarboxamide formyltransferase/IMP cyclohydrolase, which encodes MGLADFAIGLQNAGVTIYSTGGTRKHLEESGVSVEDVADYTGFPEMMDGRVKTLHPKIFGGILGIRDRDDHVDSMDEHDMVPFDLVVVNLYPFAATAARPGATREECVEQIDIGGPSLVRAAAKNHHYVAICTSSEQYGDLLESIESGGSTLAQRRKLAGEAFEHTASYDRAIADYMQGESLTGEFPSSLHFSLKRKAQLRYGENPHQRAALYVDPSVRSVNLVSARQLNGKELSYNNLLDLDAALEIVRGFAQPAASVIKHNNPCGAATDAKIARACRKALAGDPLSAFGSVLGFNRTVDMETAEMLCEPGLFIEAIVAPDFEAGAVGLLTTKPRWKENVRLMQVGRLDDGPAAFQRRFISGGMLIQDADRLTSVPLQWKTVTETQVADELWDDVSFAWEMVRHVKSNAIVLAKDTALIGVGAGQMSRVDSVEIAIDKAGDRASGSVLASDAFFPFPDSIESAAEAGVVAVIQPGGSRRDSEVIDACNKHGLPLVLTGRRHFKH